One window of the Sebastes umbrosus isolate fSebUmb1 chromosome 1, fSebUmb1.pri, whole genome shotgun sequence genome contains the following:
- the arhgef25b gene encoding rho guanine nucleotide exchange factor 25 isoform X1, translated as MKIIRTTRRSSSGPGSPVWLQDAKQEWIIMRGGHHQQACGCQHLFRKLLSKCGCCFVQVRAESYTVAGSTGSITPSVGPVPHQASGSSSPCSHSLSGGSRHPVSALKKWLTNPVRKLSSDARGGAGKAEKQMCRSDRRQPPSLLSHRGTQPRPLEPHDNYTILPSGDTVWTNGPSSPAAPPTQPPCQCCLSDLLPGIDNQTLTKKSSINTLQEEGEDGCTVTDDSASHLSVTVDSEEERNAALEKSIYVLTELIETERLYVDDLGLIVQGYVGNMASQGVPEDLKGKDRIVFGNIHQIYDWHKSYFLGELEKCVGDPDSLAQLFIKHERRLHMYVVYCQNKPKSEHIVSEFIETYFEDVRQQLGHRLQLNDLLIKPVQRIMKYQLLLKDFLKYYSKAGRDVEELQRAVEVMCFVPKRCNDMMNVGRLQGFEGKITAQGKLLQQDTFSVSEQESSSFPSRPKERRVFLFEQLVIFSEPIDKKKGFSLPGYTFKNSIKVSCLGVEEHSETEPCSLVLTSRGTDSSVTRFIMQASSPEIQQAWLDDVVQILETQRNFLNALQSPIEYQRRESNSLGRNAKSLTASASGLRPHSSASMDRRHQPCLLSYNTSLPSLHPPHHSPALKVLSNPCAATPQAALPPLPSHQQLGSCSEVRHAGRTSNGLPPCRQHSMQGVTATFQATTLNEGRPHNMDQLKESKQ; from the exons cagagTCGTACACTGTGGCGGGCAGTACCGGTAGTATCACCCCATCAGTGGGCCCTGTGCCCCACCAGGCCTCAGGCAGCTCCAGCCCCTGCTCCCACTCCCTGTCTGGAGGATCACGGCACCCTGTCAGCGCCCTCAAGAAATGGCTCACCAATCCCGTCCGCAAGCTGAGCTCGGATGCCAGAGGAGGAGCGGGAAAAGCCGAGAAGCAGATGTGCAGGTCAGACAGGAGGCAGCCGCCGTCGCTCCTTTCCCACAGAGGAACTCAGCCGAGGCCTCTGGAACCGCACGACAACTACACCATCCTCCCCTCTGGAGATACG GTGTGGACAAACGGTCCGTCgagtccagcagctcctccgaCACAACCGCCCTGTCAGTGCTGCTTATCTGACCTCCTGCCAGGCATAGACAACCAGACTCTA actAAAAAATCCAGCATCAACACTCTCCAAGAGGAAGGGGAAGACGGCTGCACTGTGACTGACGACTCAGCCAGCCATTTGTCTGTGACGGTGGACAGCGAAGAGGAGAGGAACGCTGCATTAGAGAAGAGCAT ATATGTGCTGACAGAGCTGATAGAGACAGAAAGGTTGTATGTGGACGATCTTGGACTCATAGTGCAG ggctACGTGGGCAACATGGCCAGTCAGGGAGTTCCAGAGGACCTGAAAGGGAAGGACAGGATCGTGTTTGGAAACATCCACCAGATCTACGACTGGCATAAGAG TTATTTCCTGGGAGAGCTGGAGAAATGTGTTGGTGATCCTGACAGCCTGGCCCAGCTCTTCATCAAACAT GAACGGCGTCTTCACATGTATGTGGTTTACTGTCAGAACAAACCCAAATCAGAGCACATTGTCTCAGAGTTCATTGAGACCTACTTTGAG GATGTCCGGCAGCAGCTGGGTCACAGACTGCAGCTCAATGATCTGCTCATCAAACCTGTTCAGAGGATCATGAAGTATCAACTACTGCTGAAG GACTTCCTGAAGTACTACAGCAAAGCAGGAAGGGATGTTGAGGAGCTGCAG AGGGCGGTGGAGGTGATGTGTTTTGTGCCAAAACGCTGTAATGATATGATGAACGTGGGCAGGCTACAAGGTTTTGAG GGGAAAATCACGGCTCAGGggaagctgctgcagcaggatACTTTCTCTGTCAGCGAGCAGGAAAGCAGCAGTTTCCCGTCCAGACCGAAGGAGAGGAGGGTCTTCCTGTTTGAGCAGCTGGTCATCTTCAGCGAGCCAATTGATAAGAAAAAGGGCTTCTCTTTGCCGGGGTACACTTTTAAAAACAGCATCAAG GTCAGCTGTTTGGGCGTGGAGGAGCACTCTGAGACTGAGCCATGCTCTCTGGTCCTCACCTCCCGCGGGACTGACAGCAGCGTGACACGCTTCATCATGCAGGCGTCATCTCCGGAAATACAGCAGGCTTGGCTTGATGACGTGGTCCAGATCTTAGAGACTCAGAGGAACTTCCTTAATG CCCTTCAGTCTCCGATAGAATACCAACGCAGGGAAAGCAACAGCCTGGGCAGGAACGCAAAGTCTCTGACTGCGTCAGCATCTGGCCTGCGACCTCACTCCTCTGCGTCGATGGACCGACGCCATCAGCCCTGCCTGCTGTCTTACAACACCTCCCTGCCCTCTCTGCATCCACCACACCACAGCCCGGCCTTGAAGGTG cTTTCTAATCCCTGTGCTGCGACACCTCAAGCAGCTCTGCCTCCACTTCCCTCCCACCAGCAGCTCGGTTCGTGTTCAGAAGTGAGACACGCCGGCCGGACGTCCAATGGCCTGCCACCCTGCAGGCAGCACAGCATGCAG GGTGTGACTGCCACTTTCCAGGCGACCACATTAAATGAGGGTCGACCACACAACATGGATCAGCTGAAGGAGAGCAAGCAGTGA
- the arhgef25b gene encoding rho guanine nucleotide exchange factor 25 isoform X2, with the protein MCRSDRRQPPSLLSHRGTQPRPLEPHDNYTILPSGDTVWTNGPSSPAAPPTQPPCQCCLSDLLPGIDNQTLTKKSSINTLQEEGEDGCTVTDDSASHLSVTVDSEEERNAALEKSIYVLTELIETERLYVDDLGLIVQGYVGNMASQGVPEDLKGKDRIVFGNIHQIYDWHKSYFLGELEKCVGDPDSLAQLFIKHERRLHMYVVYCQNKPKSEHIVSEFIETYFEDVRQQLGHRLQLNDLLIKPVQRIMKYQLLLKDFLKYYSKAGRDVEELQRAVEVMCFVPKRCNDMMNVGRLQGFEGKITAQGKLLQQDTFSVSEQESSSFPSRPKERRVFLFEQLVIFSEPIDKKKGFSLPGYTFKNSIKVSCLGVEEHSETEPCSLVLTSRGTDSSVTRFIMQASSPEIQQAWLDDVVQILETQRNFLNALQSPIEYQRRESNSLGRNAKSLTASASGLRPHSSASMDRRHQPCLLSYNTSLPSLHPPHHSPALKVLSNPCAATPQAALPPLPSHQQLGSCSEVRHAGRTSNGLPPCRQHSMQGVTATFQATTLNEGRPHNMDQLKESKQ; encoded by the exons ATGTGCAGGTCAGACAGGAGGCAGCCGCCGTCGCTCCTTTCCCACAGAGGAACTCAGCCGAGGCCTCTGGAACCGCACGACAACTACACCATCCTCCCCTCTGGAGATACG GTGTGGACAAACGGTCCGTCgagtccagcagctcctccgaCACAACCGCCCTGTCAGTGCTGCTTATCTGACCTCCTGCCAGGCATAGACAACCAGACTCTA actAAAAAATCCAGCATCAACACTCTCCAAGAGGAAGGGGAAGACGGCTGCACTGTGACTGACGACTCAGCCAGCCATTTGTCTGTGACGGTGGACAGCGAAGAGGAGAGGAACGCTGCATTAGAGAAGAGCAT ATATGTGCTGACAGAGCTGATAGAGACAGAAAGGTTGTATGTGGACGATCTTGGACTCATAGTGCAG ggctACGTGGGCAACATGGCCAGTCAGGGAGTTCCAGAGGACCTGAAAGGGAAGGACAGGATCGTGTTTGGAAACATCCACCAGATCTACGACTGGCATAAGAG TTATTTCCTGGGAGAGCTGGAGAAATGTGTTGGTGATCCTGACAGCCTGGCCCAGCTCTTCATCAAACAT GAACGGCGTCTTCACATGTATGTGGTTTACTGTCAGAACAAACCCAAATCAGAGCACATTGTCTCAGAGTTCATTGAGACCTACTTTGAG GATGTCCGGCAGCAGCTGGGTCACAGACTGCAGCTCAATGATCTGCTCATCAAACCTGTTCAGAGGATCATGAAGTATCAACTACTGCTGAAG GACTTCCTGAAGTACTACAGCAAAGCAGGAAGGGATGTTGAGGAGCTGCAG AGGGCGGTGGAGGTGATGTGTTTTGTGCCAAAACGCTGTAATGATATGATGAACGTGGGCAGGCTACAAGGTTTTGAG GGGAAAATCACGGCTCAGGggaagctgctgcagcaggatACTTTCTCTGTCAGCGAGCAGGAAAGCAGCAGTTTCCCGTCCAGACCGAAGGAGAGGAGGGTCTTCCTGTTTGAGCAGCTGGTCATCTTCAGCGAGCCAATTGATAAGAAAAAGGGCTTCTCTTTGCCGGGGTACACTTTTAAAAACAGCATCAAG GTCAGCTGTTTGGGCGTGGAGGAGCACTCTGAGACTGAGCCATGCTCTCTGGTCCTCACCTCCCGCGGGACTGACAGCAGCGTGACACGCTTCATCATGCAGGCGTCATCTCCGGAAATACAGCAGGCTTGGCTTGATGACGTGGTCCAGATCTTAGAGACTCAGAGGAACTTCCTTAATG CCCTTCAGTCTCCGATAGAATACCAACGCAGGGAAAGCAACAGCCTGGGCAGGAACGCAAAGTCTCTGACTGCGTCAGCATCTGGCCTGCGACCTCACTCCTCTGCGTCGATGGACCGACGCCATCAGCCCTGCCTGCTGTCTTACAACACCTCCCTGCCCTCTCTGCATCCACCACACCACAGCCCGGCCTTGAAGGTG cTTTCTAATCCCTGTGCTGCGACACCTCAAGCAGCTCTGCCTCCACTTCCCTCCCACCAGCAGCTCGGTTCGTGTTCAGAAGTGAGACACGCCGGCCGGACGTCCAATGGCCTGCCACCCTGCAGGCAGCACAGCATGCAG GGTGTGACTGCCACTTTCCAGGCGACCACATTAAATGAGGGTCGACCACACAACATGGATCAGCTGAAGGAGAGCAAGCAGTGA